Part of the Chanos chanos chromosome 5, fChaCha1.1, whole genome shotgun sequence genome, GTTTGTGGGTTGTGTTCTGGTCTTTAGTATAGCTTGGCTCATTTTTAAGGTATTAAAGGCAGTCCTGTTAAAGCACACTGGcagctgtctgtgtgattgTCCTAACAGGACTGGGGAAAGAGCCTCTTAATACAGCGCTAATCACTGCACATAGATCAGAGCTTGCGGCTTACGAGGCAGAGAAAGGGAACTTTCTAATGTGATTTGCAGAGAACCAGTGTCACTTCACTTCCTTTATTTTTATACTGGCACACTGACATTGGCATGAATCACTTACGTCATACGTTACTGAGTTAGCGAGGATTAGCTTCCTCAGATGCACCTGTctaaggttttttgttttgttttgcagaagCTGCTGGTGTATGTAGAGGAGAGAATGGTTAGGAATCTGGCCACACGCTGTTCCAGCAGTATCACTGGCTCTGTGCTGTCCTCTCAGGGAGATATTATGGGTACTCTCtctcccgcacacacacatacacatacacgctaacacacagagagaaacggagagaaagagaaacagagctaTCATTCAAATAGCTGAACTCTGGCAATGATGTTGGAAACtgtatcatttatttttatagcaTTGTCTGAACATTTACACAAGTAGTATATCACTAGCTCAACCACTATGTTTCTTGGCAGTGTAATCTCACTGAAATACCATAGCAATCATTCTAAGCTACCGCGTAATTTTGTACGGCTAATCACAGTAGTAGTCTTCCTTTTGAAGCTGACCTGGGATCAGCAATCCTTACTCTTCTCTGATGTTGACCATTTGGAGTTTGAAATAACTTGCAACTCCAGTAACTACGGTGAAACTCCAAGATCATGAAGATGGTAATGTTGGTCATGTTGTCTGTTCAGACAGCATACGGcctctgctgccccctgctgccCGGGGGCAGCTACATCAACACGTGTCCAGCAGAAAATTCAACATGACCTACGATCTCAACTTGGCTACACTCTGTGCAGACTTTCAGGAGGACATCGAGTTCCAGTTCTCATTAGGCTTGACTGCTCTGGTCAATCGTTTCCTGGGGCCTGTCAGGGCTAAACAAGCTCTGATGATACTGGACCAAAATTTCAAGGTTTCCCAATGAAGAGGCACTATAGTCTTCTGTTCTATCACATCTATGTTCAAAGGACGAATAATAATTTGATAAGATATGAAGTTGTAAACATAAAGATGTAGTCTGTCATATTGTGATGTAATTCACTTACATTCACAGATTCTCAGAACATATCTCCCGTCTTGGTGCTTCAGGCTTTGAGAAAAATTGTAATGAAATGTAGTTACTCATATTTGTAAGTGTTTCTAGCTGAATAATATGAAGGTGTGTTATTGTTTCCAGGCCACAGGTCCCTCTGCCCCTCAAACCCAGGAGGAGCTAGCCATGTCCGTGGCAACCGGACTGGTCTCTCTCACCTCCAGAGCCTCCATGGGCATGCTGGTCATCGGCGGCATGGTTAGTGAAAGTTCACAGAAATGACTTTGACCAATCACATTAAAAACCTTTCTCTAGACCAGAAACCATACGTTTTATTTCTTGCTGAATAATGGACAGTCTCATTGTGAATTCCTTTGTGTTAAGTGTGAACTTATTAATGCATTTGACAAAGGATGGTGAAATTTTGTTCTTAGACGATATTTTTTGAAGAAGCTAGAATGTATGCGAACAAATTTCTTTGTTACATTTACTGGTTATATCCAAGATCTAAAATATGTGAACACTTTTGAAACATGCTAACATGGTTGTATGtaaaatgtcctgttttttttatgtaatgtttttgtaGGTGTGGCGTGCAGTGGGCTGGAGGATCATTTTGCTGTCTGTGAGTCTCTATGGTCTTCTTTACCTGTATGAAAAATTCACCTGGACCAACAGCTCCAGAGAGAAAGCTCTCAAGCAGCAGTTTGTAGATTACGCTACCCAGCGAATGCAAGCCATCTCACACATCACCAGCAACAACTGTGGCCAGCAGGTTCAGCAGTGAGTACCTTTATGAAAAAAATTTTGCACAAAAAATTATTTCATAACCTTGTCTATAGAAGAATCTGTATCTGATAATGTGTTGATGAAGCCATACTATGTAATAGTAATAATCACAGACAGTAATTGCAACTTCCTATGATATTTGTCCTTTTATGAAAATTGCTTTAGCGTACTGCAGAGGCTGTCGCAAAAGCAAAAATGCCACCATAAATAAAtctgtaagggtttttttttttttttaaatgttttattggttCCGCATACCCATACTGAGGGTAAACCACAGAGTTTTTTTATTCAGTATCCTTGAAGATCATCAGTCAAGTCATTCCCTAGCTTCGTAGAATCCTAAGAATAGTCAGGTAATTGTCTGTCTGGAAAAGCGTATCACAGCATAcgggaaagagggagaaaaaatatgATGAGGATTCAGACTTTAGATGACATCTTCACATTggcagtgtgacagacagacactgtctGGCTCTTGCAGGGAGATGGTGGCTGTGTTTGCCCGAATGTGTCAGCAGGTCGACAAGAGCGAAAtggagctggagacagagatcCGCCAACTAAGCGCCAAAATCCAGCGGCTGGAGAGCGTCCAGAGACACTCCAAGACCCTGAGGTATGAGACAAGCATCCATTCACTTACTATGCATAAGAGCATGAGAAATTCCCCAGGTCTTTTTATGGATCTGTAATGACAGCCCGCTGCACCAAGAGGGtctcagcttttttctttttccaagtCCTCTGCTTAACTCTCAAGCTGTGATGCCTGAAATTTATCTGATATAATTCATATTGCTGTAAAGCTTGTAGACATGTGGAGTGTCTGTGGACTTTGAGACAAAAAccttctgcaaaaaaaaaagggttttgaCCTTAATGGAGATACACCTGTGTTGGTTTTTGGCAGTGTAGTACAGAGTTTAGTACAAGGTTAGCATCAAAGGTTAATAGGTCAGTCGGTCAGGAATTTCTCAGAGGtcctaacaacaacaatattgaAGAGATTCCACACATAGGCCTAATAGTGAAAACTCTAATAGTGAAAAGATTtaaatcagtttcagttttaaatttaaattggCCGTTATACAAACACATCCGACAGATTTTGGTAGAGTCGTTGCATCTGTTACCGTGTTTGTGTTATTAGACATCTGGATAAGGTGTTATCTGTTGAATATGTGTAAAAACTGAATGGATatctcttctccctcccctAGGCATAAAGCCACAGACTTGGAGTCCCAGCTGGAGGCTTTCTCAGTGCAGTATCTTCAGGTCGATGAACACTAAGGTTTTGACAGCACACCTGACCAAGTTGTTCAGTCCTACATGGTGCTTTATCTGGTTGGCACTACAAAGGGATCACCTACAAGTGTTTATTCTATACTGGTTACACTGGAGCTGCTCAGGTCTTCAGTTACATCACTGGGATACTTTTTAGGAGCTGGATTCCCAGTTATGCTAACAgactttccctttttttgtccCATGGGTTACTGACGGCCAGTGTGTTAAATTTCATCACTGATGTTTCTCCTGCATAACGTCAGACTAGAGTGTTAAGCACATTGCAAAATATTTCTGGGTTTTTGAATGGTCAGCAAAGgatatatttacattattttacacAGTAAGCACTAATGATAAAAGAGAAGCATAATTTTAAACTGAGTTAAACAGCGTAGGGACCATGGTCAATGAAAAGCCTTTATTGGTTATGAGAACATACGGCAATATGAGTGTCACTTTTGCAactatacaaaaacaaacaaaaatctggtgtgttaaaaaaaacaaaaaaacaaatgacacataATAAGACAAGTCATTATAATTACAGACAatataaaagcaaacaaatccctgtttttgaaaacaaatgttttacagGAATGTTCACTGGAATCCAAAGGGAGTGTGTTTTAGATGATTCCGCTCACTGATtcccacttaaaaaaaaaatacaaaaaaatcagTCACTGGTTGGAAAAACAGATCCACAGtatggtgttttatttatttattttaaaaaaaatgcttaatcAAGTTATGTTTATAAAGAAAGGACAGTTAAACTGTGAATATTATTGTGTAATATTAAACTGGGTTAAATGCTGGAACACGATGATGCATTGACACAACTGTTTAATGGTAAAGTGGAcgaaatgattatttattttacaggcaCATTAAGTGAGATACCCTTCAATGTTTTATGACGGTTAATACTTCTAGAAGTaatacaaaataagaaaaaaaatcctacaaacttccaaaccacacacacacacacacacacacacaatcacatgtaCCTTCTTCTTAGGTTAATTAAGAACTGCAATAACATTACTTTGATTGGATTCTTGAAAAGTAGTTTCTATACCATTTCGTAGGATTATCaatctgttctgttttgaaatCATAAGGAAAGATTTCTGATGTACGTTAAGCCTTacagactgtgacagtgatgaaaATATCACaccttggggtttttttttttttcttcttttctttctgttttctttattgttttgtttgatgcaACTATAGGCTGTGCTAGATGCATGTGAGAATTGGATGGTATCTGCAAGCTGACGAGCTTTAATGTGACGACACAGGAAGTGTTTCGGTTAGTTGACCTCGACtgcactttcattttttcttggCCAAGGGCATGGCATTTCTTGGCAGTGCTGCAATCACGCGTTTGATGCTAAATTCAGATGAGGAAAGCATCTTCAAGTTCCACCGCTAGTATTACCGTCAGATTTGACACTCAATTGCACATGTAACTACTGTTGAAACATTTCAACACTCGGTGTCAAATCTTATACActtcttaaaataaaaagttCACTTCAATCTTTTGCCCAACAGTTTTGAATTTAGCACAAAGACGCAGTGAACTGTGTTGGCATAGTActactttttcatttaaacacaagtaGTAATGGTAATTTAGTTGAGTCATTTAGTTAGGTTTTAAGTAACTGAAATTTGGTCAAGGAAAAGCAAGCTCATTTCTCCAGTACTTGTATAAGTGGCTTCAGGCATACTACTCAATCTTATCCATAGGATAAGACTAAGTAAGCTAGCTAGCCATAATATCCATTGGATAGTTCTTTGCTTGCTCTTCAAATATCAGAGGTcagatattttaaaattcattgaTTGTGTCAAACAACTGTCTTCATTAGAATATAACTGAAAAGGGAAGGGTTAGCATTGTTTAACTTTTAGGATGGGAAATTTTATATTAACATTAAAAAGTATAAACCAGGCTCTTtttaataaagacattttttctccctccaaaTCCAGCTTTCCAAATCCACAGTTTTTAAAATGCACGGTAGAAATCTAGAAATTTCTCCTTTTATCAGCAAGTGTTGTTAAAACATGCTCTCTACAAATGTCAAAGTCCATGGATATCCAAGAACACTTGGGGACGTTTCCAAGAACATTTATACTTCATGTTCAATCGAGTTAAATGAGGTTATCAAATCCAATACTCATAAACAGACATAACTGAACAACATGTGTGAGACAACAGCATAATTGTAAAGAAAACTAATCCATTTATCCATTCCCAATACTGTAACCATAAAggattttctttctgtcagccCTCCGCCCTCCCAAAATTAATTTAAAGCAACAGATTTGGCAAGAActtctgggggaaaaaactggTGAGAACCTAGAATGTTCTGTGTGGTAATACAGTCATAATGaatcttaaacaaacaaacaaaaaaaaaatcatcatcttAATACAAATGTAATACACCTATAAACCGCAGTTTCTTCATAACCCATTTCATTCACATCACTTGGCACAAACAGAGGGTGACTATTAACTTCAAAGTGAACGACAACAAACAGTAAGGCTTGCTCTCTGAGTTTGACACAGTTTGTAGGCTGGATTAAGATTccctgcctttaaaaaaaaaaaaaaacactcacagtttGTGGAGAGAGGGCACAGTTATGGGCACTGCTAACATACAGGGATAGAAGCATCAAAACTAGACTAGCCTCCTCATCATCGAGCAGTACATTTACTAGTGACAATGTGCACTTTGCTGAAACATCTATCATTACGTGCTAGAAAAAAGTGACTGACTATCTTggtgcaaaaaaaccccaaaaaaacaaagaaaagacccAAATCACATTCCATCCGAGCTACGTGTTGGACCGTGACAGTGAATGTGAAACGGTGAACTGTGTGGGGCAAtaggaatgaaaaagaaatatagTAAGCAGTGAGACGGGCCTTAGGTTAGGTATACCCCTTTTCTCACCAGCaaggtgttgtttttttttcgggggAAACAAAAAGATGTGACCAGTCGTTATACGAACACGTCCAACAGGTTTGTCGTAACCCACACAACTCTGCACAGTGTTTGAACCAGGAAGAAGTGAGAAGTGGAGAACCGTGGATATCTTCTCATTCGATCGGACAGAGTCAAGAATGCAGCAAAATCTCATACATCACATGTAAGCTTAGCAGAAAACTCCTTTAAACTAAACCCCTTTCCAGCAACCAAACTTTGGTGCACGGTTGACCAATCAGACAAACTTGCTGCTTAGCCAGCCCACATGTCACATTTGTTGCATTACTCCCTTATTTTCACACAAGGGTGGTCTCTATGGCTGTTTGGTTTCAATTGGAGGCACCataccaacaaaaacaaaaaagaataaggTACTACTGTATGTGGCTGAAGATTACATTAACCCTTCCTGCTTCTGATCAAAATGCATGTTTgtaaggtggaaaaaaaaagaaacaaacattgaTAAGATAGAATTTCTAGaaagaagccaaaaaaaaagaaaaaagagatcaGAGACGACCAAGAGACTCGCCAGAAAACGAATCCGCGTGTCATAAACATCCAAACACATCTGAAGTGCATTATGTTATACACAAGCACATATAGTGGCAAATATATACAACACAGTCTatccctctgctcctctgtcatgAGTGAGCCCCTGGACTGCAGCAGAGGGTCCTCATAGCTGGGCTCTTTGCCAGACAGACGAGGGCAGAGAGGGAAGGCTTGGTCTAGTAagagaagagatggaggagaaaaaacaaaaaaacaaaaaaacaaaaaaaaaacaggtcaccTGGAAAGGGAAAGGAAGGAGGGTGGGggtaggtgggtgggtgttcCTTTGTGGCAGCGGTGCGCtacagtgactgtgattgggtGAGAGTGGTGTCACTCTCCGAAGTCCCATCCAATCAGGTCAGTTCCATATCCTGAGGAAGCTATCCCAAGAGCCAGTGGCCACCGCCATCCCATCATTAGTCACTCCTAAACAGCTGACTCTGTTGTCGTGACCAGCCAGGACACCTGCCCAACGGAATCAGAGAGCATGCAATGGTCACATCTCAAATCAGGAGCcattataactgtgtgtatgtgtgtttttaaaatggtagtggtgagcacaatgacataGGGGCTTCACCTTTtagtacaggtgtgtgtatgtgggtatcACTGCACAATGTACTAATAACTTTCAGTTTACAGAGCGTGTACATGGTGGagagctttgtgtgtgagtgagagagagaatcacacaCCTGCACGCTCTCCCTTCAGTGTGTCCCACACATTACAGTTGAAGTCGTCGTATCCGGCCAGCAGTAGGCGTCCGCTCTTGGAGAAGGCCACGGAGGTGATGCCACATATGATGTTGTCATGAGAATACATCATGAGCTCCTGGTCGGCTCGCAGGTCGAACAGACGACACGTGGCGTCGTCCGAACCAGTGGTGAACGCATTGCCATTCGGGAAAAACTGGAGAGACCAAAAAGCGAAACCAAGACTGGTTACTAAGAACCAAGGCTGCTTGCTAAACTGAGTGCAAGCTGCAGCTCCAGCAGCAGCAAGTCTTCAGTGCAAAGTGAAACCAGTAAACCACAAACGAGGCCATGCCATTCATTCCCAATGACTAGTTTACTACACAGGCATTCAGTGTGATTGCTTGCTGCTGCTCCTCTGAAACCAAGTTAGAATTTGCTATGCAAGTTTCCTCCTCTTTACTGGAAGAACTGGGCCCCATTTGTGCAGTACGTTTAGTGTAACATTTTCCAGATGTTACAACAGTAGTTGGCAATATACTAAATTACTTAAAGATCTGTAAAACATGATGCTAATATACTTTTTAGACAAACTCCAATAAGTAATTATCGACTATGTCCCCATTTCATTTACCTCCTGAAAATCACTGTGTTACCTAAACAGGAAAGTTTCTGGCATGGTACGATATATATTTccaaaatcaatattttatgGCTAACCAACACAAAAAGCCAATCAGTGACTGacttaatttctctctctccctgtctccgtTGGTTACTCACACAGACGGCGTTGATGTCGGACACGTGGCCGGTGAAGGACTGTCTGCACATGCCATCTCTGATGTCCCACAGTTTGGAGGAGGCGTCGCAAGCGCCCGAAACAAACGTCCTGGAGTCTGGGCTGAGGGACAGGCTCATCACGTCCCCGCTGTGGCCTGTGAAGGTGGTGGCCTGCTGACCTGTTTCAatgtcccacaatgcactggGGGTAGAGAGACGGACAAAGCGGACGGTCAGGGGGTGGAGGAGAGTCCATTCGGACAATCGGTGATTGGGCTGAGTTTTTTTGTGGGTGATATTTAAAACAGTAGCCGGAGGAAGTAGTAACTGCGGTTTCTGAACTCACCATGTGGTGTCTCCAGAGCTAGTGACTATCTGGCTATCGTCCAAGAAACGACAACATGACAAATAacctaaaaacacaaaaggggACAAAAAATACCCGGACCAAAACGGTGATTGTAGTTACTATCTATAAAAACCTCCAGTAACCTCCAGAAATGTTTCACAGCTCAAGGACACAATGAGACCTCATTTTCTAACCCAGCACACAAACGTAACATCTGCTTAACATTACTGCACATACAATCAtcaacattacacacaaagtgaaaaccCTGGTGGTCAGGTCTTAGGCCCAGTGTTGGCGGTTCTTTACCAGTGTGGCCTGGCAGTTCTCTGGTCACTCTGACGTTTCCCTCTCGGGTCTTAAGGCTATAGATGGAGCAGATGTTGTCCAGGCCTCCACAGGCAACGTAGTTTCCCGAAGGAGCGTAGGCACAGGTCATCACCCAGGATGACCGCAGTGGAATGGCATGCACCTaaataacaacaagaacaaaaaaaaaaaaaaaaacacaaaaaaattatttcaagCCACTTCTTATCAGTGTTGGTATGGTCAAGGCCTAATTTATGTTGAACAGGGAGAAGAACAGCTAACAGCCAAAAAATTTGGTATCTTTGTTCCATCCTCCTTTCAGCAGGTCTCAAATCTTTGCCAACATTAACCAACAGCCTAAGTGGT contains:
- the gnb4a gene encoding guanine nucleotide-binding protein subunit beta-4, with the translated sequence MSELEQLRQEAEQLRNQIRDARKACSDSSLSQITAGLDSVGRIQMRTRRTLRGHLAKIYAMHWATDSRLLVSASQDGKLIIWDSYTTNKVHAIPLRSSWVMTCAYAPSGNYVACGGLDNICSIYSLKTREGNVRVTRELPGHTGYLSCCRFLDDSQIVTSSGDTTCALWDIETGQQATTFTGHSGDVMSLSLSPDSRTFVSGACDASSKLWDIRDGMCRQSFTGHVSDINAVCFFPNGNAFTTGSDDATCRLFDLRADQELMMYSHDNIICGITSVAFSKSGRLLLAGYDDFNCNVWDTLKGERAGVLAGHDNRVSCLGVTNDGMAVATGSWDSFLRIWN